One region of Bosea sp. 29B genomic DNA includes:
- a CDS encoding cupin domain-containing protein: MKIGDRLRELRSRRKLSVRAVALRSGISHSSISLIERDLISPSLDTLHAVLDALGTTLSGFFLDFQTVSPPNPFCRAADMTEIGRVDAISYRVIGSGFPNRSMLMLHETYAPEADTGEAFSHSAQEGGMVIRGAVEVTVGGRTSILEPGDGYYFDSREPHRFRNASKEPSEIVSAITPPTY, encoded by the coding sequence ATGAAAATCGGCGACAGGCTTCGCGAATTGCGCTCGCGTCGCAAATTGAGCGTGCGCGCGGTCGCGCTGCGGTCCGGGATCTCGCATTCCTCGATTTCACTGATCGAGCGTGATCTGATCAGCCCGTCACTCGACACGCTGCATGCCGTCCTCGACGCGCTCGGTACGACCCTGTCGGGCTTTTTTCTGGATTTTCAGACTGTCTCGCCGCCGAATCCATTCTGCCGCGCGGCAGACATGACAGAGATCGGCCGGGTTGACGCCATATCCTATCGCGTCATCGGATCGGGGTTTCCCAACCGATCAATGCTGATGCTGCACGAAACCTATGCTCCGGAAGCTGATACAGGCGAGGCCTTCTCCCACTCGGCCCAGGAAGGCGGCATGGTCATCCGCGGCGCTGTCGAGGTGACTGTTGGTGGCCGGACATCGATCCTGGAGCCCGGAGATGGTTATTATTTCGACAGCCGAGAGCCGCACCGATTCCGGAACGCCTCGAAGGAGCCGAGCGAAATCGTGAGCGCGATCACGCCCCCCACCTATTAG
- the hisE gene encoding phosphoribosyl-ATP diphosphatase, with protein sequence MTDSVQKLYAAVLSARGRDPALSRTAKLIREGTPKMAKKLGEEAVEVGIEAVQNNRPAVVRESADLIYNLVVLWSELGITPGEVWREMDRREELYGIAEKLPKSRHGGRHLAAPDSGASDEGAGQDALQSLLLRNKRG encoded by the coding sequence ATGACCGATTCGGTGCAGAAACTCTACGCGGCCGTGCTTTCGGCCCGCGGCCGCGACCCTGCTTTGTCGCGAACAGCCAAGCTGATCCGCGAAGGCACGCCGAAAATGGCCAAGAAACTCGGCGAGGAAGCGGTCGAGGTCGGGATCGAGGCGGTGCAGAACAATCGCCCGGCGGTGGTCCGCGAAAGCGCCGATCTCATCTACAATCTCGTCGTGCTCTGGAGCGAGCTCGGCATCACGCCCGGCGAAGTCTGGCGCGAGATGGACCGGCGCGAGGAGCTCTACGGCATCGCCGAGAAACTGCCGAAATCGCGGCATGGCGGCCGCCATTTGGCTGCGCCGGACAGCGGGGCGAGCGATGAAGGGGCAGGACAGGATGCCTTGCAGTCGCTGCTCCTGCGCAACAAGCGGGGCTGA
- the hisD gene encoding histidinol dehydrogenase, with product MTKLDPQLASRLTHIKQPGRSAWSDNAPVEATVKQILDAVRQSGDAALRHYSRQFDKVDIETFEVSAREREEAVAALDPQTRADTEFAIERVRSFAQAQRDTILPLDVEPLPGLHLGHRIIPIARVGAYVPGGRYPLLSAPIMTIVPAKVAGCDEVIACLPPGAHQAMIAGCHLSGADRIFRVGGAQAIAAMAYGTESIPAVDKIVGPGNAYVNEAKRQVFGLVGIDQLAGPSEIFVVADDTGDAVTIAVDLLAQAEHDVRTRVGLITTDRVLAEATLAEVERQLGNLSTAGVAAEAWRDYGEIVICEDEAAMLAYSDHIAAEHLEVHTSDAQATAGKLRNYGSIFIGVAASVVYSDKCCGTNHTLPTMAAGRYTGGLWVGSYLKTCTHQWLDERGVAAVAPPAMRQSASEGLEGHRRAAALRLAPAQLLQEIGA from the coding sequence ATGACGAAACTCGACCCACAGCTTGCAAGCCGGCTGACACACATCAAGCAGCCCGGCCGCAGCGCATGGAGCGACAATGCCCCGGTCGAGGCGACGGTGAAGCAGATCCTCGACGCGGTACGGCAATCGGGCGACGCGGCGCTGCGCCACTATTCCCGCCAGTTCGACAAGGTCGATATCGAGACGTTCGAGGTCAGCGCCAGGGAGCGCGAAGAGGCCGTCGCGGCGCTCGATCCACAGACCCGCGCCGACACCGAATTCGCGATCGAGCGCGTGCGATCCTTCGCCCAGGCGCAGCGCGACACGATCCTGCCGCTCGACGTCGAGCCGCTGCCCGGCCTGCATCTCGGGCACCGCATCATCCCGATTGCCCGTGTCGGCGCTTATGTGCCCGGCGGGCGCTACCCGCTGCTCTCGGCTCCGATCATGACGATCGTTCCGGCGAAAGTCGCCGGTTGCGACGAGGTCATCGCCTGCCTGCCGCCGGGCGCGCATCAGGCGATGATCGCCGGCTGCCACCTCTCGGGCGCCGACCGCATCTTCCGCGTCGGTGGTGCGCAGGCGATCGCCGCCATGGCTTACGGTACTGAGAGCATTCCGGCGGTCGACAAGATCGTCGGGCCGGGCAACGCCTATGTGAACGAGGCCAAGCGCCAGGTGTTCGGCCTCGTCGGCATCGACCAGCTCGCCGGCCCCAGCGAAATCTTCGTCGTCGCCGACGACACGGGCGACGCGGTCACCATCGCTGTCGACCTCCTTGCCCAAGCCGAGCACGATGTCCGCACGCGCGTCGGCCTGATCACGACCGACCGCGTGCTCGCCGAGGCAACGCTGGCCGAGGTCGAGCGCCAGCTCGGCAATCTCTCGACCGCGGGCGTGGCAGCCGAGGCCTGGCGCGACTATGGCGAGATCGTCATCTGCGAAGACGAGGCCGCGATGCTGGCCTATTCCGACCACATCGCCGCCGAGCATCTCGAGGTCCACACCAGCGATGCCCAGGCGACCGCTGGTAAACTGCGCAATTACGGCTCGATCTTCATCGGCGTCGCAGCCAGCGTGGTCTATTCCGACAAATGCTGCGGCACCAACCACACGCTGCCGACGATGGCGGCCGGACGCTATACCGGAGGCCTCTGGGTCGGCTCCTATCTCAAGACCTGCACCCATCAATGGCTGGACGAGCGCGGTGTCGCGGCGGTCGCGCCGCCTGCCATGCGCCAGAGCGCCAGCGAGGGGCTGGAGGGCCATCGTCGCGCCGCCGCTCTGCGGCTGGCTCCCGCGCAATTGCTGCAGGAGATCGGTGCCTGA
- a CDS encoding ABC transporter permease — MSAVSPSLAGTPGALAFGAVRLAFAALVVAFLLLPLVAILPLAFTDSVFLTYPISGPSLRWFETLATSDAWKRSIVNSLIIGSGATVLSTVVGTLAALGLRRELVPFSGVLRSIFLLPMVVPAVVLGVGMQILYARMGLASSYLGVIVAHAVLCVPFVLVNVSGSLASIDPALEKAASSLGAPPTAVFRNVTLPLAMPGILTGAVFAFATSLDEVVITLFVAGPNQTTMARQMFASIRENISPAIAAAAFVIIVLTFALLLVVKGASLFQPQRNKQRPQQK; from the coding sequence ATGAGCGCGGTTTCGCCAAGCCTCGCGGGCACACCCGGTGCGCTCGCCTTCGGTGCGGTGCGGCTGGCTTTCGCGGCGCTGGTTGTGGCGTTCCTGCTGCTGCCTCTGGTCGCGATCCTGCCGCTCGCCTTCACCGACAGCGTCTTCCTGACCTATCCGATCAGCGGTCCCTCACTACGCTGGTTCGAGACGCTGGCGACCAGCGACGCCTGGAAGCGCTCGATCGTCAATTCGCTGATCATCGGCTCCGGCGCGACGGTTCTCTCCACGGTGGTTGGAACGCTTGCCGCGCTCGGCCTGCGGCGCGAGCTCGTGCCGTTCTCCGGCGTGCTACGCTCGATCTTCCTGCTGCCGATGGTGGTGCCGGCCGTGGTGCTCGGCGTCGGCATGCAGATCCTCTATGCCCGCATGGGCCTGGCGAGCAGCTATCTCGGCGTGATCGTCGCCCATGCGGTGCTCTGCGTGCCGTTCGTGCTGGTCAACGTCTCAGGCTCGCTTGCGAGCATCGATCCGGCGCTGGAGAAGGCGGCCTCGAGCCTGGGTGCGCCGCCAACCGCGGTCTTCCGCAATGTGACCCTGCCACTCGCCATGCCTGGTATTCTCACTGGCGCGGTCTTCGCCTTTGCGACCTCGCTCGACGAGGTCGTGATCACGCTTTTCGTCGCCGGTCCCAACCAGACGACCATGGCGCGCCAGATGTTCGCCTCGATACGCGAGAACATCAGCCCCGCCATCGCGGCCGCCGCGTTTGTCATCATCGTCCTGACCTTCGCGCTGCTCCTTGTCGTGAAGGGAGCTTCGCTGTTCCAGCCGCAGCGCAACAAGCAACGACCTCAGCAAAAATAG
- a CDS encoding ABC transporter ATP-binding protein translates to MKDFHLPGSAAFIRFENVSKAFGTAKVVDALDLHVRQGEFVSLLGPSGSGKTTLLMMLAGFEAPTGGAIHVDGKRVERLPPYKRDMGVVFQNYALFPHMTVAENIAFPLKMRGVGKAEREARVTRALDLVQLGHLQDRKPAQLSGGQQQRIALSRSIVYEPKVVLMDEPLSALDKQLREHMQLEIRELHRKLGLTVIFVTHDQGEALTMSDRVAVLNRGKIEQLDTPAGLYDRPRTRFVAEFIGETNLLAGTVSARTDGVATVALANGGSVSCTAPDGFAAGSPALVSIRPEMLHLGNDPAALNALPVTVEDDVYHGDHVRVHLSCQGQGQRLVAKAGRRDVVLPVGSQAFASFNRDDCTLVAP, encoded by the coding sequence GTGAAGGACTTCCATTTGCCCGGTTCGGCAGCGTTCATCCGGTTCGAAAACGTCAGCAAGGCGTTCGGAACGGCCAAAGTCGTCGATGCGCTCGACCTCCATGTCAGGCAGGGCGAATTCGTCAGCCTGCTCGGCCCGTCCGGCTCGGGCAAGACCACGCTCCTGATGATGCTGGCCGGGTTCGAGGCGCCAACGGGCGGCGCGATCCATGTCGATGGCAAGCGCGTCGAACGGCTGCCGCCCTACAAGCGCGACATGGGCGTGGTGTTCCAGAATTACGCGCTCTTCCCACATATGACAGTCGCGGAGAACATCGCTTTCCCGCTGAAGATGCGCGGTGTCGGCAAGGCGGAGCGCGAGGCGCGGGTGACACGCGCGCTCGATCTCGTCCAGCTCGGCCATCTCCAGGATCGCAAACCCGCGCAGCTTTCAGGCGGCCAGCAGCAGCGCATCGCTCTCTCGCGCTCGATCGTCTATGAGCCGAAAGTCGTGCTGATGGACGAGCCGCTCAGCGCGCTCGACAAGCAGCTGCGCGAGCATATGCAGCTCGAAATCCGCGAGCTGCACCGCAAGCTCGGCCTGACCGTCATCTTCGTGACCCATGACCAGGGCGAGGCGCTCACCATGTCCGATCGCGTCGCGGTGCTGAACCGCGGCAAGATCGAGCAGCTCGATACGCCGGCCGGCCTTTATGATCGCCCGCGCACGCGCTTCGTCGCCGAATTCATCGGCGAGACCAACCTGCTCGCAGGTACCGTCTCAGCCCGGACGGACGGCGTTGCCACGGTCGCCCTCGCCAATGGCGGCTCGGTCTCCTGCACCGCGCCTGATGGGTTCGCCGCCGGCAGCCCGGCCCTCGTCTCGATCAGGCCGGAAATGCTGCATCTCGGCAACGACCCGGCAGCCCTGAACGCGCTGCCGGTCACGGTCGAGGACGACGTCTACCACGGCGACCATGTCCGCGTGCATCTCTCCTGCCAGGGCCAGGGCCAGCGCCTCGTCGCCAAGGCCGGACGCCGCGACGTCGTCCTGCCCGTCGGCTCGCAGGCTTTCGCCAGCTTCAACCGCGACGATTGCACGCTGGTGGCGCCATGA
- a CDS encoding ABC transporter permease produces the protein MTVARLKASLLVLPLIVFLGLFFVWPLWMMIATSVQGGTVRLTFPATAVAIAQWNGDGLPSPEVQAALIQDLRAEVVQEVFGDAVRSLNSQQAGFRTLLPRTVTALRNAGADAAPKLESIDPRWGQPPFWLALKRGMPPYTDANLLAAVDLKRSDDGTIAHVAPDMAVNRAIMLRTFIIAAQVTLACAAIGLPFAMLAASLVGWKRNLLLLAVLLPLWTSLLVRTAAWMILLQDQGLINQILKALGLIDASLPLIYNRTGVLIAMTHVLLPFMVLPIYASLIAIPRNLMPAAAALGARPLQAFRHVLLPLAMPGLLSGSLLVFMVALGYYITPALTGGAGDQMISSVIAFYATGTANWGMAGALGLFLLVPTTVLYIVYGRLSRTPLGQA, from the coding sequence ATGACCGTTGCGCGCCTGAAGGCGTCGCTCCTCGTCCTGCCGCTGATCGTCTTCCTCGGCCTGTTCTTCGTCTGGCCGCTCTGGATGATGATCGCAACTTCTGTGCAGGGCGGCACGGTGCGCCTGACCTTCCCGGCAACGGCCGTGGCGATCGCGCAGTGGAACGGCGACGGCCTTCCCTCTCCGGAAGTTCAGGCGGCGCTGATCCAAGATCTGCGCGCCGAGGTCGTGCAGGAAGTCTTCGGCGACGCCGTGCGCAGCCTGAACAGCCAGCAGGCGGGCTTCCGCACCTTGCTGCCGCGCACCGTCACCGCGCTGCGCAATGCCGGTGCCGACGCCGCCCCCAAGCTCGAAAGCATCGATCCGCGCTGGGGCCAGCCGCCCTTCTGGCTCGCGCTGAAGCGCGGCATGCCGCCCTATACCGACGCCAATCTGCTTGCCGCCGTCGATCTCAAGCGCAGCGATGACGGCACGATCGCGCATGTCGCGCCGGATATGGCGGTCAACCGCGCGATCATGCTGCGGACCTTCATCATCGCGGCCCAGGTGACGCTGGCCTGCGCCGCGATTGGGCTGCCCTTCGCCATGCTGGCGGCGAGCCTGGTTGGCTGGAAGCGCAACCTGCTGCTGCTGGCGGTGCTGCTGCCGCTCTGGACCTCGTTGCTGGTCCGCACCGCCGCCTGGATGATCCTCCTGCAGGATCAGGGGCTGATCAATCAGATCCTGAAGGCCCTCGGCCTGATCGATGCCTCGCTGCCGCTGATCTACAACCGCACCGGCGTGCTGATTGCCATGACGCATGTGCTTCTGCCATTCATGGTGCTGCCGATCTATGCCAGCCTGATCGCGATCCCGCGCAACCTGATGCCGGCGGCCGCCGCGCTCGGCGCCCGCCCCTTGCAGGCCTTCCGGCATGTCCTGCTGCCGCTGGCGATGCCCGGCCTGCTCTCGGGCTCGCTGCTCGTCTTCATGGTGGCGCTCGGCTACTACATCACGCCGGCGCTGACCGGCGGCGCCGGCGACCAGATGATCTCCTCCGTCATCGCCTTCTACGCCACCGGTACTGCCAATTGGGGCATGGCCGGCGCTCTTGGACTGTTCCTGCTGGTGCCGACGACGGTGCTCTATATCGTCTATGGCCGGCTCTCGCGCACCCCCCTGGGGCAGGCATGA
- a CDS encoding RNA pyrophosphohydrolase: MTKPPAGYRPCVGLALFNPAGLVFVGRRANRSQREHTAPGHEWQMPQGGIDAGEQPIEAAYRELREETNVSSVSLLAEAPDWLSYDLPREIGREAWRGKYRGQSQKWFAFRFDGDESEIDIQSPGGGHKPEFDAWRWVPLAETAELIIPFKREVYREVVRQFAGIAR; this comes from the coding sequence ATGACAAAACCGCCCGCCGGCTACCGCCCCTGCGTCGGCCTTGCCCTGTTCAACCCGGCCGGGCTCGTCTTCGTCGGCCGCAGGGCCAATCGCAGTCAGCGCGAGCACACCGCGCCCGGTCATGAATGGCAGATGCCGCAGGGCGGCATCGATGCCGGCGAGCAGCCGATCGAGGCGGCCTACCGCGAACTGCGCGAGGAGACCAATGTCTCTTCGGTGTCCCTACTCGCCGAAGCGCCGGACTGGCTGAGCTACGATCTGCCGCGCGAGATCGGCAGGGAGGCCTGGCGCGGCAAATATCGGGGCCAATCACAGAAATGGTTCGCCTTCCGCTTCGATGGCGACGAGAGCGAGATCGACATCCAGAGCCCCGGCGGCGGCCACAAGCCCGAATTCGACGCCTGGCGCTGGGTGCCGCTCGCGGAGACGGCGGAGCTGATCATCCCGTTCAAGCGCGAGGTCTACCGTGAGGTGGTCCGCCAGTTCGCGGGTATCGCGCGATGA
- a CDS encoding ABC transporter substrate-binding protein, translated as MLSAVGAASARDLTVVSWGGNYQDAQRKIYFKPFADKTGKPVLDESWDGGVGVVQAKVKAGVPNWDAVQVEADELAIGCADGIYEKIDWAKLGGKDKFLDSAVSDCGVGAIVWSTMLSYDSDKLKTAPTSWADFWDTKKFPGKRALRRGPKYALEFALMADGVAAKDVYATLRAAGGVDRAFKKLDEIKGDMIWWESGAQPLQLLKSGQVVMTSAYNGRISGINKTEGTKFKTVWPGSIYAVDSWVILKGSPNKDAAMDFIAFASLPENQSKLPQDIAYGLPNKAAAAAVPADLAADLPTSPANLSGAISIDIDFWNDNIEDLTKRFNAWLGK; from the coding sequence ATGCTGTCGGCCGTCGGGGCCGCTTCCGCGCGCGACCTCACCGTCGTGTCCTGGGGCGGAAACTACCAGGACGCGCAGCGCAAGATCTATTTCAAGCCCTTCGCCGACAAGACCGGCAAGCCGGTGCTCGACGAATCCTGGGATGGCGGCGTCGGCGTCGTGCAGGCCAAGGTCAAGGCTGGCGTGCCGAACTGGGACGCCGTGCAGGTCGAGGCCGACGAACTCGCGATCGGCTGCGCCGACGGCATCTACGAGAAGATCGACTGGGCCAAGCTAGGCGGCAAGGACAAGTTCCTCGACAGCGCGGTCAGCGATTGCGGCGTCGGCGCGATCGTCTGGTCGACGATGCTGTCCTATGATTCCGATAAGCTGAAGACGGCGCCGACCTCCTGGGCCGATTTCTGGGACACCAAGAAATTCCCGGGCAAGCGCGCCCTGCGGCGCGGCCCCAAATACGCCCTCGAATTCGCTCTGATGGCTGATGGCGTTGCTGCCAAGGACGTCTACGCGACTCTGCGGGCCGCCGGCGGCGTCGATCGCGCCTTCAAGAAGCTCGACGAGATCAAGGGTGACATGATCTGGTGGGAATCCGGCGCCCAGCCGCTTCAGCTCCTGAAGTCCGGCCAGGTCGTGATGACCTCGGCCTATAACGGCCGCATCAGCGGCATCAACAAGACCGAGGGTACCAAGTTCAAGACCGTCTGGCCCGGCAGCATCTACGCCGTCGACAGCTGGGTGATCCTGAAGGGCAGCCCGAACAAGGATGCGGCGATGGATTTCATCGCCTTCGCCAGCCTGCCCGAAAACCAGTCGAAGCTGCCGCAGGACATCGCTTATGGCCTGCCCAACAAGGCTGCTGCCGCGGCAGTGCCGGCCGATCTTGCGGCTGATCTGCCGACCTCGCCCGCCAATCTCTCGGGCGCGATCTCGATCGATATCGACTTCTGGAACGATAACATCGAGGACCTGACCAAGCGCTTCAACGCCTGGCTCGGCAAGTAG